In Anas acuta chromosome 5, bAnaAcu1.1, whole genome shotgun sequence, a single window of DNA contains:
- the DISP2 gene encoding protein dispatched homolog 2, with protein sequence MEAAPASAEPRRGEPRPQGSREKRNAGPCQTCLAMPEIANTEPSYSGTSWERICPVHHCPVPASPRLGGDHLPSSSRTLGPVPTQSNGQVPSSSQDSQQHHLYYPCNQQEPRGSYGLPQLPGHGERSVLCSHLSSGDPTPAPHRQVSETPWKQWSPGQRPSRPVQHHVVTVRHDKAFRMPKSYSQMIAEWPIAVLVLCSVMVVVCTLAGLLVGNLPDFSEPLMGFEPRDTDIGRKLVVWRNVESHTGYKKTFSLSPYTEKKSYDDIGISRGQKADQGGQEARTRRMVEQIYGADGFFCGPPEKSYSQLVFMSTTAGSLWNLQAIQSMCQIEQDKIRSHVHFRDLCQRTEANECCPSWSLGNYIAVLYNRSSCLEITQGDISHTLALLRACAPDYHKGILTPSCIGPETVRQKHSQCAKVPEKCTRFNAIYQLLHFLVDRDFLSPQTMEYQVPSLKYSLLFLPTRKGASMMGIYLDNLESWDLFDNYTSITGMDLGLKQKLFQHYLLLDTKYPVLAILAIFLSISFYLRSVFITLMVLLAVVSSLMISYFLYKVAFRFTYFPFVNLTAVIILSSVCANHTFVFFDLWNLSKSQNPSAGLSQWVSQTMHHFAYLMLASCFTMGAAFYASYISNITAIRCFAVYMGTSVLVNLVFMMTWLPSSAVLYERYIATTCIYKPEDYWKNTGHKRVALSLHYILRGLQKTLCETSKLLFEKLLPCGVIKFRYIWICWFAALAIGGAYISCSNPKLKLPTLETSSVQVFRLSHPFERYDSEYCHQFMFERLEHGEGQHMPVTIVWGILPVDNGDHFNPKSNGTLVTDATFTIQSPDAQKWLLEFCQKVKNQTFYFPDAEQKSTVCFMEEFIRWMDSRQCSQRDHSFNLCCNQFSFPYRSEVFLHCIKMMLLEQGREGAETYDLGLRFDGEGNLAALVLQFQTIYHYSFNYSKAKQFYEEINLWVTEEMKTAPVGLQNGWFTSKLELYNLQHSLSTETMVVMGLSIAISFVVLLLTTWNVLLSIFSVTAIAGTVLVTVGLLVLLEWQLNAVESLFISAAVGLSVDFTVNYCISYHLCPHSDRLSRVAFSLKQMSCATAMAASALFSAGVIMLPATVLAYRKLGIFIMMIKCISCGFASFFFQSLCCFFGPEKNCGQILWPCAHNMKDYSDDSGPNGSYACGGNEKQNRLRKVQESNTANEQYELQPLSRKLSDSFDNSTSTSKLSNRPSVLSEDTQVEDNRCPRIGMHPSLERERQNLQETLGDQQVGLCQCPALQTSSPYKHSSSGAEIHRERLCRDCQCQKYGPKAWDGSGLDYIQPAGVKEEGQLNKSQCSSDTAQQQSDYTSDNSHLPAADIYKIHRCLCSLGSSFDMLNISSETSISDFEQGLKLAESASSCPDVLELSDSYSQTERGYLNGKRDTLRLDLRETVFDISPAASQQNSSSWKNRFGLGSEGPVVLPNSQPDMPDVWIKRSSAQSSGYNS encoded by the exons AGAAAAACGCAATGCAGGACCTTGCCAGACCTGCCTCGCCATGCCAGAGATCGCCAACACCGAGCCCAGCTACAGCGGCACCTCTTGGGAGAGAATCTGCCCGGTCCATCACTGCCCCGTTCCTGCATCCCCCAGGCTGGGGGGCGATCACCTGCCCTCCTCCAGCCGCACGCTGGGGCCAGTGCCCACCCAGTCCAACGGGCAGGTACCGTCGAGCTCCCAGGACTCGCAGCAGCATCACCTGTATTACCCCTGCAACCAGCAGGAGCCCCGAGGCAGCTAcgggctgccccagctccccgggCATGGCGAGAGGTCCGTGCTGTGTTCCCACCTTTCCAGCGGCGACCCCACGCCAGCTCCCCACCGCCAGGTCTCAGAAACCCCCTGGAAACAGTGGTCCCCCGGGCAGCGACCCTCTCGGCCGGTGCAGCATCACGTTGTGACAGTCAG ACATGACAAAGCCTTCAGGATGCCAAAAAG TTACTCTCAGATGATTGCGGAGTGGCCCATAGCCGTCCTGGTGCTGTGTTCAGTGATGGTTGTAGTTTGCACTTTAGCTGGCCTGCTTGTTGGAAatttgcctgatttttctgAACCCCTAATG GGTTTTGAGCCCCGGGATACAGACATTGGCAGAAAGCTCGTCGTGTGGAGGAATGTAGAGAGCCATACGGGCTACAAGAAGACCTTCTCTCTTTCACCGTATACCGAGAAGAAAAG CTATGATGACATTGGCATTAGCAGAGGACAAAAGGCTGATCAGGGAGGACAAGAAGCCAGGACACGGAGAATGGTGGAACAAATCTACGGAGCAGATGGTTTCTTTTGCGGTCCCCCAG aaaagagcTATTCCCAGCTGGTATTTATGTCCACGACTGCTGGGAGCTTATGGAACTTGCAAGCTATCCAGTCCATGTGTCAAATCGAACAAGACAAG ATACGTTCACATGTTCATTTTAGAGACCTCTGCCAACGTACCGAAGCCAATGAATGCTGCCCAAGCTGGTCTCTGGGAAACTACATCGCTGTCCTGTACAACAGGTCCTCTTGTTTGGAGATAACCCAAGGGGACATCTCCCACACCCTGGCCCTCCTTCGTGCCTGTGCTCCAGACTACCACAAAGGTATCCTCACTCCATCTTGCATAGGTCCTGAGACTGTGAGACAGAAACACTCTCAGTGTGCCAAAGTCCCAGAAAAATGTACCCGCTTCAATGCTATTTACCAGCTTCTTCACTTCTTGGTCGACAGAGACTTTCTTAGTCCCCAGACAATGGAGTACCAAGTGCCATCCCTCAAATACAGCCTGCTGTTTTTGCCTACAAGGAAAGGGGCATCTATGATGGGGATCTACTTAGACAATCTTGAATCCTGGGATCTGTTTGATAACTATACATCTATCACTGGAATGGACCTGGGCCTTAAACAGAAACTATTCCAGCACTACCTTTTACTGGATACCAAGTATCCAGTTCTGGCAATATTAGCTATTTTTctaagcatttctttttatttacgCTCAGTCTTTATTACTCTGATGGTCCTGCTCGCTGTTGTCAGTTCTTTGATGATCTCCTACTTCTTGTACAAGGTGGCCTTCAGATTCACCTACTTCCCTTTTGTAAACCTGACAGCGGTCATCATTCTCAGCAGCGTTTGTGCCAACCACACCTTTGTCTTCTTCGACCTCTGGAACCTCAGCAAGAGCCAGAACCCCTCCGCTGGGCTTTCTCAGTGGGTGAGTCAAACCATGCACCACTTTGCGTATCTCATGCTGGCGTCTTGCTTCACGATGGGTGCTGCCTTCTACGCCAGCTACATCAGCAATATCACAGCCATCCGCTGCTTTGCTGTCTACATGGGCACCTCTGTGCTGGTGAACCTGGTATTCATGATGACTTGGCTGCCTTCTTCGGCTGTGCTGTATGAGCGCTACATAGCAACAACCTGCATTTACAAGCCAGAAGACTACTGGAAAAACACTGGCCATAAGAGAGTCGCCCTCTCCCTCCATTACATTCTCAGGGGTCTCCAGAAGACGCTGTGTGAAACCTCCAAGCTGCTATTTGAAAAGCTTCTGCCTTGCGGGGTGATAAAGTTTCGGTACATTTGGATTTGCTGGTTTGCTGCCTTAGCAATAGGAGGTGCCTACATTTCCTGTTCCAACCCGAAACTCAAACTCCCGACTCTTGAGACGTCATCTGTTCAGGTGTTTCGGCTGAGCCACCCCTTTGAGAGGTACGATTCTGAGTACTGCCACCAGTTCATGTTTGAGAGGCTAGAGCATGGAGAAGGGCAGCATATGCCTGTCACGATAGTCTGGGGCATTCTGCCCGTGGATAATGGTGATCATTTCAACCCAAAAAGCAATGGCACCCTAGTGACTGATGCCACCTTCACAATCCAAAGCCCTGATGCCCAGAAGTGGCTCCTTGAATTCTGCCAAAAGGTGAAGAACCAAACTTTCTATTTCCCTGATGCAGAGCAGAAGTCTACTGTGTGCTTCATGGAGGAGTTTATCAGGTGGATGGACAGTCGGCAGTGCTCCCAGCGAGACCACAGCTTCAACCTTTGCTGTAACCAGTTCTCTTTCCCTTACAGAAGCGAGGTGTTCCTGCACTGTATCAAAATGATGCTCCTGGAACaaggcagggaaggggcagaAACATATGATCTGGGCCTCAGGTTTGATGGAGAGGGAAATCTTGCTGCCTTGGTACTGCAGTTTCAAACCATTTATCACTATAGCTTCAATTACAGCAAAGCCAAACAATTCTACGAGGAAATCAACCTCTGGGtgacagaggaaatgaaaactgcCCCCGTGGGGCTTCAGAATGGGTGGTTCACCAGTAAACTAGAGCTATACAACCTCCAGCACAGTCTGAGCACAGAAACGATGGTGGTCATGGGGCTCTCCATAGCCATTTCCTtcgtggtgctgctgctcactACTTGGAATGTTCTCCTCAGCATTTTCTCTGTTACTGCCATTGCAGGCACCGTGCTGGTAACTGTTGGCCTTTTGGTCCTCTTGGAGTGGCAACTCAACGCGGTGGAGTCTCTCTTCATTTCAGCTGCAGTAGGTCTCTCTGTTGACTTTACTGTCAACTACTGCATCTCCTATCACCTGTGCCCCCATTCGGACCGCCTGAGCCGAGTGGCCTTTTCCCTGAAGCAGATGAGCTGTGCCACAGCGATGGCAGCTTCTGCCCTCTTCTCCGCCGGGGTCATTATGCTGCCTGCTACGGTCCTGGCATATCGGAAGTTAGGGATATTCATAATGATGATCAAGTGTATCAGCTGTGGGTTTGCCAGCTTCTTCTTCCAGTCACTGTGCTGCTTCTTTGGCCCAGAGAAGAACTGCGGGCAGATCCTTTGGCCTTGTGCCCACAACATGAAAGACTATTCTGATGACTCTGGGCCAAATGGAAGCTATGCCTGTGGGGGAAATGAGAAGCAAAACCGATTGCGGAAGGTCCAGGAGTCCAACACCGCAAATGAACAGTATGAGCTCCAGCCTTTGTCGAGAAAACTCAGCGACAGTTTTGACAACAGCACTTCTACAAGCAAGCTGTCCAACAGGCCATCAGTGCTCTCTGAAGACACGCAGGTTGAAGATAACAGATGCCCAAGAATAGGAATGCACCCTTCCCttgaaagagagagacagaatcTGCAGGAGACCCTCGGAGACCAGCAGGTTGGCCTGTGCCAGTGTCCTGCCTTGCAAACTTCCTCTCCTTACAAGCACAGCAGCTCAGGAGCAGAAATTCACAGGGAGAGACTCTGCAGAGATTGTCAGTGTCAAAAGTACGGTCCAAAAGCTTGGGATGGATCTGGGCTGGACTATATCCAGCCAGCTGGTGTGAAAGAAGAAGGGCAGCTCAATAAATCACAGTGCTCTAGTGACACTGCCCAGCAGCAGTCGGATTATACCTCAGACAACAGCCATCTTCCTGCTGCTGACATCTACAAAATTCACAGATGCCTTTGTTCTCTTGGCAGCTCTTTTGACATGCTCAACATCTCCAGTGAGACATCGATTAGCGATTTCGAGCAAGGCCTAAAGCTTGCTGAATCAGCCAGTTCTTGTCCTGATGTCTTAGAGCTGTCTGATTCGTACAGTCAAACAGAAAGAGGTTACTTGAACGGGAAGAGAGATACCCTGCGGCTGGACCTGAGGGAGACAGTCTTTGATATCTCTCCAGCAGCATCGCAGCAAAACAGCTCTTCATGGAAGAATCGATTTGGATTAGGGAGCGAAGGCCCGGTGGTGTTACCGAACAGCCAACCAGACATGCCTGATGTTTGGATCAAGCGATCCAGCGCACAAAGTTCTGGTTACAACAGCTGA